A stretch of DNA from Brevibacterium sp. CBA3109:
CGATCTGGCCCAGATCGCCAAGCGCACCCCGGGGTTCTCCGGCGCCGATCTGGCCAACGTCCTCAACGAGGCGGCCCTGCTGACCGCCCGCGAGGGGTCGAAGGTCCTCGACAACCGGATCCTCGACGAGGCGATCGATCGTGTCATCGCCGGACCGCAGAAGCGGACCCGGCTGATGAACGACAAGGAACGTCTCATCACCGCGTACCATGAGGGCGGACATGCCCTGGTGGCTGCCGCGATGAACCAGACCGACCCGGTCACCAAGGTCACCATCCTGCCCCGCGGACGGGCTCTGGGTTACACCATGGTCCTGCCCAACGAGGACAAGTACTCCACCACCCGCAACGAACTGCTGGACCAGCTCGCCTACGCGATGGGCGGCCGTGTGGCCGAGGAGGTCGTGTTCCACGATCCGACTACGGGTGCCAGCAACGATATCGAGAAGGCGACGAACATCGCCCGGAAGATGGTCACCCAGTACGGCATGAGCGACAAGCTGGGCATGGTCAAGATCGGCGACGATCAGGGCGAGCCCTTCGCCGGACGCGGCTACGGCGGGGGAGACGAGTACGGCGATGCGACCCTGTCCTCGATCGACCGCGAGGTCCGCGACATCATCGACGCCGCGCACGCCGACGCCTACTGGGCGCTGACGCACAACCGCGACGTCCTCGACGACCTCGCCTACCAGCTGCTCGAGCGGGAAACCCTCGATCAGGCGGCACTGGCAGAGATCTTCACCCCCATCGTCAAGCGCCCCACACGCGATGTGTGGCTGGCCAACGACGAACGCCCGGTCTCCGAACGCGGTCCGATCGATCCGCCCGCTCCGTTGAGTGGGGATCGCAACGGCAAGGGCAACGGCAATTCGGAGGTCGACACCACCGACGTTCCGGGCGCCGGACCCACGGGCGTGAATGGACCTCATGTTCCCCATAACCCCACGGGACCGATCAATCCCAACGACCCGATGGGCCCAACCGGCCCGACTGGCCCAACTGGCCCACACAATTCCGACGGCAGTGGGGAGAGCGGCTACTGATGTCTGAGCTCGAAGAGGTGACGGAGGTTCTCGGGGAGGCCCCAGCCGGGACCGGCAACAAGGTCGATCAGCCTCGGATCGCCGCCGCTGTGCGTGAGATCCTCATCGCTGTCGGCGAGGACCCTGATCGGGAAGGGCTGCTGGAGACTCCTGCCAGGGTCGCCCGTGCCTACGAAGAGGTCTTTGCCGGCCTCCACCGCGATGCGGCAGACGTTCTGGGCGTCACCTTCGACATCAGCCACGAGGAGATGGTCCTCGTTCGCGACATCGACCTGTATTCTATGTGCGAGCATCATCTCGTGCCATTCCACGGGGTCGCCCATATCGGCTACATTCCGAGCAGGAACGGCAAAGTCACAGGACTGTCGAAGCTGGCCCGCCTCGTCGAGATCTATGCTCGTCGCCCCCAGGTCCAGGAACGGCTGACGACTCAGATCGCCGACGCCCTCGTCGAACACCTCGAGCCGCAGGGTGCGATCGTCGTCGTCGAGGCCGAACATCTGTGCATGACCATGCGCGGAGTCCGGAAACCGGGCGCCTCGACCATCACCTCGGCGGTGCGCGGGCAGCTGCGTGAAACGGCATCCCGAGCAGAAGCCATGAGCCTGATCATCCGGAGCTAGAGGTCTGACATGCCCACACCGGAACGCACGAAGATCATGGGCGTACTCAACGTCACGCCCGACTCCTTCTCCGACGGCGGTCGTTACTTCGACCACGATGCGGCCATCGCCCACGGTTTCGAACTGCTGCGCTCGGGCGCCGACATCATCGATGTCGGAGGGGAGTCCACACGGCCCGGGTCGGTCCGGGTCGACGAGGCGGAGGAGCTGCGGCGCGTCGTCCCTGTGATCCGTGAGCTGGCCGCTGCGGGGGCTGTGATCAGCGTCGACACCATGCGATCCAAGGTCGCCGAGGCATCACTGAATGTCGGCGCCCGTATCATCAACGACGTTTCTGCCGGACTCTCCGATCCGACGATGCTGGCTGTCGCCTCCGAGACCGCTGCCCCCGTCGTGCTCATGCACTGGCGGGGCTATCTCGACCGTGCGTCGGCGTCCTTCTACTACGACGATGTGGTCGCCGAGGTGATCGCGGAGCTGAAGATGAGAATCGACGAAGCAATCACCGTCGGTGTTGAACCGGACAACATCATCCTCGACCCGGGGCTGGGATTTTCGAAGAACGCCGAACACAACTGGCAGATCCTCGGAGCCCTCGACGAATTTGCGAACCTGGATCACCGGCTCCTCGTTGCTGCCAGCCGCAAACGCTTCATCTCCACCCTGCTCTCACCTAAGGATCCGAAATTCGCCGAGGAATCGGCGAAAGATCAGGCCACGGCCGCGATCTCGGCACTGTCGGCCAGAGCAGGAGCGTGGGCGGTGCGCGTCCACGAACCCACCACCTCGGCGATCGCAGCCACGGTCATCAACGCCGTGAACTCGCATTCCCCGGCAGCCACACCAGATGTCCGTGCAGCGAAGGGGAACGCATGAGTGCCCATCGGGATCGGATCGAACTGCGCGGGCTGAGAGTGCGCGGCAACCACGGGGTCTTCGACTTCGAGAAGCGTGAGGGCCAGGACTTCGTCATCGACGTCACCCTGCACACCTCCGTGACCCGGGCCGCGGCCACCGATGACATCGCCGACACCGTCCACTACGGTGAACTGGCCGAAGATGTCGCACACATCGTCGAAGACAACACCTTCGACCTCATCGAGACCCTGGCCTCCCGGATTGCCGAGCACTGCCTGGACCTGGCTGAGCATGTCGAGGTCGTTGTCCATAAGCCCGGTGCCCCGATCCAACGGTCCTTCAACGACGTCAGCGTCACCGTCGTCCGTTCCCGAGACAGCACCGTCATCGCCGAGACGGAGACCGAGGCATACCTCAATCTTGGGGCCAACCTCGGCGACGCGGCGGATACACTCGACCAGGCCGTTGCCGCTCTCGACAGACATCCCAGAATCACTGTGCTCAGGCGATCCTCGCTGTATCGCACCGCGCCCTGGGGCGGAGTCGAACAGGGCGACTTCCTCAATCTGGGCCTCATCGTGAGTACCAGTCTGCCTGCCCCGGAACTCCTCGCGGTGGCGCAGGGAATCGAAGTCGCTTGCGGACGGACCCGTGAACTGCGTTGGGGTCCACGCACCCTCGACATCGATCTGATCCGCTTCGGGGTCAACCATGAGGAGCTCGTCTTCGACACCGAGGCACTGACCCTGCCCCATCCGCGGGCACACGAACGAGCCTTCGTGCTCGCACCGTGGGTTGAGCTCGATGAGGGCGCAGAAATACTTACCCCCACCGGTCCGCGCCCGATCACTGCAGTCCTCACCGAACTGGGAGACCAGGAAATCACGCGAATCCAGGCCCCATAAGTGCCCAGGGTTTGAGAGACTTGGAGCTATGCAGCGAACAGCGTCTGGCACTCTCGTCATCTGGGCCGTCATCGGCGCCGTGGTGGCGCTACTTCTCGACGTGCTGCTGGAGAGTCAGGGCTTCTCACTGCCTGGCCTGCCCTGGTTCGCCATCATCGGAATGCTCATACTCGCCGCCGTCCTGCTGGTCCTGGGCTGGCCGATCAAGAAATGGAACGACGGCGACCGGACCAAGGAGATCGACCCGCTTCAAGCAGCTCGCGTAGCCGTCATGGCCAAGGCCAGCGCACTGACAGGTGCCGGACTGGCCGGATGGTACATGGGTAACGCCGCCTACTATTTCCTGTCCGCACCGGGAATCCGCAATGATTTGGCGGCAGGTATGCTTTTCGCTATGATCGCAGCCGCAGCGTTGATGATCGTCGGCCTGATCGTCGAAGGCTTCTGCGCGCTGCCCCCTCAAGACCCACCAGGAGCCGAAGCCGCATGAGTCGCGATTTCAACTATCTGTTCGGAACAGATGCCGACTTCAACCGGGTGAGTCCCAAATACGGGCTCAAGGAGACGATCGCGTCTCTGACGATCCTCGTTCCGATGATCATCGTGGCCCTCGTCTTCGCCATCATCTTCACCTCCGAAGTCCCGTGGCTGCACGCGATCTGGGCCGCCCTCGTGGCGCTCACCGTCGTCCTCGTCGTCATCATCATCCGCCAGGCCAAAGCCATCGGCTATGCGGAGAGGGCAGATGACCTTCTCATCCGGCGTGGAATCATGTTCCACAAGGCCACGGTTGTCCCGTACGGACGACTGCAGTTCGTCGACGTGGACGCCGGCCCCATCGATCGCATGTTCGGCCTGGCCTCGGTCAAACTTCATACTGCCTCGGCAGCCACAGACGCCACCATCCCGGGCCTTCCCCGCGCCGAGGCCGATCGTCTGCGCGATAGCCTCGCCGGCCTGGGCCAGGCCAACTTGGCGGGACTGTGAGCATGGTCGAGGAAGGACCGAACGACCAACCTCCGGAGCCCCCAGGCGAACCCACTGACCAATCCACGGGCGAACCCACAGACCATTCCACAGGTGAGCTCACAGAACACGACGC
This window harbors:
- a CDS encoding DUF3180 domain-containing protein → MQRTASGTLVIWAVIGAVVALLLDVLLESQGFSLPGLPWFAIIGMLILAAVLLVLGWPIKKWNDGDRTKEIDPLQAARVAVMAKASALTGAGLAGWYMGNAAYYFLSAPGIRNDLAAGMLFAMIAAAALMIVGLIVEGFCALPPQDPPGAEAA
- the folK gene encoding 2-amino-4-hydroxy-6-hydroxymethyldihydropteridine diphosphokinase; translated protein: MSAHRDRIELRGLRVRGNHGVFDFEKREGQDFVIDVTLHTSVTRAAATDDIADTVHYGELAEDVAHIVEDNTFDLIETLASRIAEHCLDLAEHVEVVVHKPGAPIQRSFNDVSVTVVRSRDSTVIAETETEAYLNLGANLGDAADTLDQAVAALDRHPRITVLRRSSLYRTAPWGGVEQGDFLNLGLIVSTSLPAPELLAVAQGIEVACGRTRELRWGPRTLDIDLIRFGVNHEELVFDTEALTLPHPRAHERAFVLAPWVELDEGAEILTPTGPRPITAVLTELGDQEITRIQAP
- the folP gene encoding dihydropteroate synthase, coding for MPTPERTKIMGVLNVTPDSFSDGGRYFDHDAAIAHGFELLRSGADIIDVGGESTRPGSVRVDEAEELRRVVPVIRELAAAGAVISVDTMRSKVAEASLNVGARIINDVSAGLSDPTMLAVASETAAPVVLMHWRGYLDRASASFYYDDVVAEVIAELKMRIDEAITVGVEPDNIILDPGLGFSKNAEHNWQILGALDEFANLDHRLLVAASRKRFISTLLSPKDPKFAEESAKDQATAAISALSARAGAWAVRVHEPTTSAIAATVINAVNSHSPAATPDVRAAKGNA
- a CDS encoding PH domain-containing protein; this encodes MSRDFNYLFGTDADFNRVSPKYGLKETIASLTILVPMIIVALVFAIIFTSEVPWLHAIWAALVALTVVLVVIIIRQAKAIGYAERADDLLIRRGIMFHKATVVPYGRLQFVDVDAGPIDRMFGLASVKLHTASAATDATIPGLPRAEADRLRDSLAGLGQANLAGL
- the folE gene encoding GTP cyclohydrolase I FolE encodes the protein MSELEEVTEVLGEAPAGTGNKVDQPRIAAAVREILIAVGEDPDREGLLETPARVARAYEEVFAGLHRDAADVLGVTFDISHEEMVLVRDIDLYSMCEHHLVPFHGVAHIGYIPSRNGKVTGLSKLARLVEIYARRPQVQERLTTQIADALVEHLEPQGAIVVVEAEHLCMTMRGVRKPGASTITSAVRGQLRETASRAEAMSLIIRS